A genome region from Corallococcus soli includes the following:
- a CDS encoding phosphoenolpyruvate carboxylase: MARTRPVDPPLRRDVRLLGRLLGEVLVEQEGQALFDKEEEVRHLAIQRRRGPVAGRRAAAAELAAVLRRLPSEQVEPVLRAFSVYFQLVNLAEQHHRLRRARAHASPTSTRPQRGSLEASLLTLKAAGVSAEKVRETLGTLKVTLTFTAHPTQAVRRTLLEKLYRLARLLEERDRVALTPRESAANLLSMREEITALWQTDELRRERPTVGDEVKNVHWYVEEMLSEPVARLPEALDWAFERAYGEPLGALDTPVRIHSWVGGDMDGNPLVTPEVFADTLRAHRARGLRLFLRDVERLGGMLSQSERHARPTQELERSLEEDAKALPEVAKQQGPRTSGEPWRRKLRFMEERLSLALEHVMARREGRPSQLAPQAYRSPEALGDDLAVLERSLFAARAEQGGLREVRRMSERVRALGLGLGELEVRAPAEDAVSAAASFNGGPAPTEGGARLMAVLEKLREGQDEGGESVCRTLILSMASTADDVLAAFQCLKHAGLWDEERQCATVDVAPLFEQLGALDAGPQVLRTLFAHAEYRQHLKGRGVQEVMVGYSDSGKEVGLLAASAALYRAQVALTHVADEHEVPLRLFHGRGETVARGGGPAQTAILALPPGTVAGAYKATEQGEAMDHKYARPELAQRTLELVVGGVLLHTLDAQPRPSPEDETAFRAAFDQLAEEGRKEYRALVWDDPRFVEFFMTGTPVEEISALPIGSRPSKRKAGGLDTLRAIPWSFAWTQTRAIVPAWYGVGSALETYAATPEGAALLQRMYKEWPFFHAVIDNVTMVLAKTDMAIAARYAKLAPASTRPLWLRIQQEHARTRRAVKTLTGEGKLLDNNPQLQRSIALRNPYVDPMSFLQVELLKRKREGDSACDRPLLLALNGIAAGMRNTG; the protein is encoded by the coding sequence ATGGCGCGTACACGTCCCGTGGATCCCCCGCTGCGGCGGGATGTCCGGCTCTTGGGCCGGCTCTTGGGAGAAGTCCTGGTCGAACAGGAGGGGCAGGCCCTGTTCGACAAGGAAGAAGAGGTGCGCCACCTGGCCATCCAGCGGCGGCGTGGGCCGGTGGCGGGCCGGCGCGCGGCGGCGGCGGAGCTGGCGGCCGTGCTGCGGCGGCTGCCGTCGGAGCAGGTGGAGCCGGTGCTGCGCGCCTTCTCCGTGTACTTCCAGCTGGTGAACCTGGCGGAGCAGCACCACCGGCTGCGCCGCGCGCGGGCCCACGCGAGCCCCACCTCCACCCGGCCCCAGCGGGGGTCGCTGGAGGCGTCATTGCTGACGCTGAAGGCCGCGGGCGTGAGCGCGGAGAAGGTGCGCGAGACGCTGGGAACGCTGAAGGTGACGCTGACGTTCACCGCGCACCCGACCCAGGCGGTGCGCAGGACGCTGCTGGAGAAGCTGTACCGGCTGGCGCGGCTGTTGGAAGAGCGGGACCGCGTGGCGCTGACCCCGCGCGAGTCCGCCGCCAACCTGCTGTCCATGCGCGAGGAGATCACCGCGCTCTGGCAGACGGACGAGCTGCGCCGCGAGCGCCCCACCGTGGGCGACGAGGTGAAGAACGTCCACTGGTACGTGGAGGAGATGCTGTCGGAGCCGGTGGCCCGGCTGCCGGAGGCGCTGGACTGGGCCTTCGAGCGCGCCTACGGCGAGCCGCTGGGCGCGCTGGACACCCCCGTGCGCATCCACTCGTGGGTGGGCGGGGACATGGACGGCAACCCGCTGGTGACGCCGGAGGTGTTCGCGGACACGCTGCGCGCGCACCGCGCCCGGGGCCTGCGGCTGTTCCTGCGCGACGTGGAGCGCCTGGGCGGGATGCTGTCCCAGTCGGAGCGGCACGCGCGGCCCACGCAGGAGTTGGAGCGGTCGCTGGAGGAGGACGCGAAGGCGCTGCCGGAGGTGGCGAAGCAGCAGGGCCCCCGCACGTCGGGTGAGCCGTGGCGCCGCAAGCTGCGCTTCATGGAGGAGCGCCTGTCGCTGGCGCTCGAGCACGTCATGGCCCGGCGCGAGGGCCGGCCCTCCCAGCTCGCGCCCCAGGCGTACCGTTCCCCGGAGGCGCTGGGGGACGACCTGGCGGTGCTGGAGCGGTCGCTCTTCGCGGCCCGCGCCGAACAGGGGGGCCTGCGCGAGGTGCGCCGCATGTCCGAGCGCGTGCGCGCGCTGGGCCTGGGCCTGGGCGAGCTGGAGGTGCGCGCGCCGGCCGAGGACGCGGTGAGCGCGGCGGCCTCCTTCAACGGCGGGCCCGCGCCCACGGAGGGTGGCGCCCGGCTGATGGCGGTGCTGGAGAAGCTGCGCGAAGGCCAGGACGAGGGCGGCGAGTCCGTCTGCCGCACGCTCATCCTCTCCATGGCCTCCACCGCGGACGACGTGCTGGCGGCGTTCCAGTGCCTGAAGCACGCGGGCCTCTGGGACGAGGAGCGCCAGTGCGCCACCGTGGACGTGGCGCCCCTGTTCGAACAGCTGGGCGCGCTGGACGCGGGGCCCCAGGTGCTGCGCACGCTGTTCGCGCACGCGGAGTACCGCCAGCACCTGAAGGGCCGGGGCGTGCAGGAGGTGATGGTGGGCTACAGCGACTCCGGCAAGGAGGTGGGCCTGCTGGCCGCGAGCGCCGCGCTGTACCGCGCGCAGGTGGCGCTCACCCACGTGGCGGACGAGCACGAGGTGCCCCTGCGCCTGTTCCACGGCCGGGGTGAGACGGTGGCGCGCGGCGGCGGTCCCGCCCAGACGGCCATCCTCGCGCTGCCGCCGGGCACGGTGGCCGGGGCCTACAAGGCCACCGAACAGGGCGAGGCGATGGACCACAAGTACGCCCGTCCGGAGCTGGCGCAGCGCACGCTGGAGCTGGTGGTGGGCGGCGTGCTGCTGCACACGCTGGATGCGCAGCCGCGCCCGTCCCCCGAGGACGAGACGGCCTTCCGCGCCGCGTTCGACCAGCTGGCGGAGGAGGGCCGCAAGGAATACCGCGCGCTCGTGTGGGACGACCCGCGCTTCGTGGAGTTCTTCATGACGGGCACGCCGGTGGAGGAGATCTCCGCGCTGCCCATCGGTTCGCGCCCCAGCAAGCGCAAGGCGGGCGGGCTGGACACGCTGCGCGCCATTCCGTGGAGCTTCGCCTGGACGCAGACACGCGCCATCGTCCCGGCCTGGTACGGCGTGGGCTCCGCGCTGGAGACGTACGCGGCCACGCCCGAGGGCGCGGCGCTCCTGCAGCGCATGTACAAGGAGTGGCCCTTCTTCCACGCGGTCATCGACAACGTGACCATGGTGCTGGCGAAGACGGACATGGCCATCGCGGCGCGGTACGCGAAGCTGGCCCCCGCGTCCACGCGGCCCCTGTGGCTGCGCATCCAGCAGGAGCACGCCCGCACGCGCCGCGCGGTGAAGACGCTGACGGGGGAGGGGAAGCTGCTGGACAACAACCCGCAGCTGCAGCGGAGCATCGCGCTGCGCAACCCCTACGTGGACCCCATGTCCTTCCTCCAGGTGGAGCTGCTCAAGCGCAAGCGGGAGGGGGACTCGGCGTGTGACAGGCCGCTGCTGCTGGCCCTCAACGGCATCGCGGCGGGGATGCGGAACACCGGTTAG
- a CDS encoding DUF2845 domain-containing protein encodes MRALSASLVVACLALPSLVHASSLRCENKLVSEGASTDDALIKCGEPMSKRTRTEYVSDRYRQRSPTEERTVEVGTTSTVEEWTYNFGPHRLMQVAIFRDGRLVDVRSGSYGTELPEKTDR; translated from the coding sequence ATGCGTGCCCTGTCCGCAAGCCTCGTCGTCGCCTGCCTCGCCCTGCCCTCGCTCGTCCATGCGTCGTCCCTGCGCTGCGAAAACAAGCTCGTGTCCGAGGGGGCCTCCACCGACGACGCGCTGATCAAGTGCGGCGAGCCCATGTCGAAGCGCACCCGCACGGAGTACGTCAGCGACCGGTACAGGCAGCGGAGCCCCACCGAGGAGCGCACCGTGGAGGTGGGGACCACCTCCACCGTCGAGGAGTGGACCTACAACTTCGGCCCCCACCGGCTCATGCAGGTCGCCATCTTCCGCGACGGCCGGCTGGTGGACGTGCGCAGCGGCAGCTACGGCACCGAGCTCCCCGAGAAGACGGACCGCTAG
- a CDS encoding SGNH/GDSL hydrolase family protein: protein MGLTKALRFGWVGALGLMMGCGGVEEPGLEPTGASGSTDAEVTAPAPAVEAAPTLTLHDDRKVQGTPPVAPPAIAFQPGFHQALRENNSVGSLTTYRLRVPVGRAGSRVRITFRSGNGSMTLQRATVAKAGENGALASAPVALTFSGQPGFTASTRSLVTSDPVAFPVGFRDEVAISFEVRGELAQSRIEAFPGSFARSGAYATTQGALGGQPWEFAQAVATVDVEGAPGRAFVAIGDSITEGYMDTKNDTRNAWPALVEQALGVPVVNSGASGQGFWDANLQLPQEVLAMQGFTDCIVLLGTNDLASEGMTQAKLEQRMTQLFDQLQPRCRLWVSTLLPKEKTNYGSYEAVKSQRLEFNAWLRAQTRAEVIDLEAVTRQPGNVHLFLDGLEVDGIHPSEEGHRVMAAEVVRVLKAKGSL from the coding sequence ATGGGTCTGACGAAGGCGCTGCGCTTTGGCTGGGTAGGTGCCCTGGGCCTGATGATGGGCTGTGGCGGCGTGGAGGAGCCGGGGCTGGAGCCGACCGGCGCATCCGGCAGCACCGACGCGGAGGTCACCGCGCCGGCGCCAGCCGTGGAGGCGGCCCCCACGTTGACGCTGCATGACGACCGCAAGGTGCAGGGCACCCCGCCCGTGGCGCCTCCGGCCATCGCGTTCCAGCCGGGCTTCCACCAGGCGCTGCGTGAAAACAACTCCGTGGGGAGCCTCACCACCTACCGCCTGCGCGTCCCCGTGGGGCGCGCGGGCAGCCGGGTGCGCATCACCTTCCGCTCGGGCAACGGCAGCATGACGCTGCAGCGGGCCACCGTGGCGAAGGCAGGCGAAAACGGAGCGCTGGCCTCCGCGCCGGTGGCCCTCACCTTCAGTGGCCAGCCGGGCTTCACCGCGAGCACGCGCTCATTGGTGACGTCGGATCCAGTGGCGTTCCCGGTGGGGTTCCGGGACGAGGTGGCGATCTCCTTCGAGGTCCGGGGCGAGCTGGCCCAGAGCCGCATCGAGGCGTTCCCGGGCAGCTTCGCGCGCTCCGGTGCGTACGCGACGACGCAGGGAGCGCTGGGCGGACAGCCGTGGGAGTTCGCGCAGGCCGTGGCGACGGTGGACGTGGAGGGCGCGCCGGGCCGGGCGTTCGTGGCCATCGGCGACAGCATCACCGAAGGCTACATGGACACGAAGAACGACACGCGCAACGCGTGGCCGGCCCTGGTGGAGCAAGCGCTCGGGGTGCCGGTGGTGAACTCCGGGGCGTCCGGCCAGGGCTTCTGGGACGCCAACCTCCAGTTGCCGCAGGAGGTGCTCGCGATGCAGGGCTTCACCGACTGCATCGTGCTGCTGGGCACCAACGACCTGGCCTCGGAGGGCATGACGCAGGCGAAGCTGGAGCAGCGGATGACGCAGCTGTTCGATCAGCTCCAGCCCCGGTGCCGCCTGTGGGTGAGCACGCTGCTGCCCAAGGAGAAGACGAACTACGGCAGCTACGAAGCGGTGAAGTCGCAGCGCCTGGAGTTCAACGCGTGGCTCCGCGCCCAGACGCGCGCGGAGGTCATCGACCTGGAGGCGGTGACGCGCCAGCCGGGCAACGTGCACCTGTTCCTGGACGGCCTGGAGGTGGACGGAATCCACCCGTCCGAGGAGGGCCACCGGGTGATGGCCGCCGAGGTGGTGCGCGTGCTCAAGGCGAAGGGCAGCCTGTAG